AACGGACTCGACGCTATCGCCCAGCGGTCGCTCCCCATCATCGAAGACGAACTCGAAGCGAGCGACACAGTTCTCGTGGACGGCATCCGTGCAGGCGTCGAAGCACAGCGATTCGAGGAGGCCTTCGGCGACGCGTTCACGCTCGTCAGCATCGAAGCACCGTTCGAACTCCGTGCCGAGCGAATCGAGGCACGTGGGCGAGACAACACAGACGCCGAGGCGCTGCGCGAACGCGACGAGCGCGAAATCGGGTTCGGTATGGACGAAGCTATCGCCAACGCCGACGTGAGAATCGACAACACCGCTAGTCTCGAAGCGTTTCGGACGAAGGTTCGGGCACTGCTCGAAGACGGGCCCGAAGCACTCGAACGCACGCAGACGGCGGAGGGAGAGCTATGATTTACAGCATCGACCTCCAGATTACCGCGCCCGTTCGCGACACCGAACTCAGCGACCGAGTCGAAGACGCCATCACCAACATCTTTCCCGGCGCTGACGTGGAAGAACGCCACGGCGAACTGCTCGCGGAGGTCCACGCGGTAGACCACTTCTCGCAACTGCTCCACGAACAGACAATTCTGGACACCGCTCGCGGTGAGTTCTTCGGCAACCGAGACGGGGACACGTTCACTTTCGACTTGAAGAAACAGGCGGCGTTCCAAGGCGTCGTCAACTTCGCAGTCGGCAACCCCGACGAACTAGGCGACATTCACGTTCGCGTCCGCGTCGAAGACCCGACCGTCGAAGAGTTCGTAGACTTCATCGCGCCGCCGACTCAGGACGGGAAACCAATTACGGACGAGTAGCTACAGATTTCGCAGTGTTTCTCCGACTGCCTCCAACGCCTCGTCTGCCACGCCGACCGACTCGCTCATACTGAGAAAGCCGTGTGGCATGTCGGGATGGTGGTCGTGGGAGACCTCCACGTCCGCCTCGCGCAGGCGCTCTACGTAGGCGACGCCCTCGTCGCGCAGTGGGTCGAATCCGCAGGTAAGGACCGTCGCAGGCGGGACGCCCGAAAGGTCCGGTGCTCGAAGGGGTGACGCGTAGGGGTTCGCGCCGTCCACCTCGCTCCGGAGGTAGTGGTCCCAGAACCAGCGCATGTCGCGCTCGGTGAGGAGCGGTCCCTCGCCGTTTTCCGCGTACGAGTCGGTGTCGAAGGCGTAGTCGGTAATCGGATAGAAGAGGAACTGGTGGGCGACGTTCGCTTCGTCTGTCTCTCTGGTCCGCAACGCCGTCACGGTTGCCAGATTTCCGCCTGCGCTGGTACCACCGACCGCGACCTTCTCCGGGTCGCCGCCGAACGTTTCTGCGTTCTCGACGACCCACTCGACGGCCGCGTAGGCGTCGTCCACGGCGGCCGGAAAGGTGTTCTCTGGTGCGAGTCGGTAATCCACCGAGACGACGACGCACTCTCCGCGACGGGCCAGTCGGCGGCAGACGCCCCCGATGGAGTCCAGCGTGCCCAGCACCCAGCCGCCGCCGTGGTAGTAGACCAGCACTGGCGCTTGCTCGTCAGGGTCGTCGTGGTAGACTCGAACTGGAATCTCTGTATTCGAACCGGGAATCGAGAGGTCCCGGACGAACGCGACCTCGGGCGGATTCCCACCTGAGAACACCTCGTCTTCGACCCGACGGGCCGACTCGACCGACATGGCAGACCACTCCGGGACGCCCGCCGCCTCGATTTCCTCGACCACGGCGGCCGCCTCCGGATGGAGTTCCGTGCGCATGTCGCGAGATTGGGTTCCGATTGGCAAACCCCTTTGGCCACCGGCACGCTCGATTCCTCCATGGACGACTTCGAAGTGGGTCGCGAGTTCGCCGTCCAGCGAGACGAGACGGACCCGCTCGCGCCGCTCGCCGACCGATTCTACGACCCCGACGACGAGTGGTACATGGACGGCA
The sequence above is a segment of the Halorussus halophilus genome. Coding sequences within it:
- a CDS encoding AAA family ATPase, whose protein sequence is MKVIGIVGLPGSGKSEAAAVAEELGIPVVTMGDVIRQECRDRGLDPAEHHGEIASALREENGLDAIAQRSLPIIEDELEASDTVLVDGIRAGVEAQRFEEAFGDAFTLVSIEAPFELRAERIEARGRDNTDAEALRERDEREIGFGMDEAIANADVRIDNTASLEAFRTKVRALLEDGPEALERTQTAEGEL
- a CDS encoding RNA-binding domain-containing protein, whose product is MIYSIDLQITAPVRDTELSDRVEDAITNIFPGADVEERHGELLAEVHAVDHFSQLLHEQTILDTARGEFFGNRDGDTFTFDLKKQAAFQGVVNFAVGNPDELGDIHVRVRVEDPTVEEFVDFIAPPTQDGKPITDE
- a CDS encoding alpha/beta hydrolase; translated protein: MRTELHPEAAAVVEEIEAAGVPEWSAMSVESARRVEDEVFSGGNPPEVAFVRDLSIPGSNTEIPVRVYHDDPDEQAPVLVYYHGGGWVLGTLDSIGGVCRRLARRGECVVVSVDYRLAPENTFPAAVDDAYAAVEWVVENAETFGGDPEKVAVGGTSAGGNLATVTALRTRETDEANVAHQFLFYPITDYAFDTDSYAENGEGPLLTERDMRWFWDHYLRSEVDGANPYASPLRAPDLSGVPPATVLTCGFDPLRDEGVAYVERLREADVEVSHDHHPDMPHGFLSMSESVGVADEALEAVGETLRNL